From Qipengyuania psychrotolerans:
GGGCAGCGAATGGTACGAGAAGGCTTTCGAACTGATCGAGGATCACGCGGCAGGCGTCAGCGCCAGCTGATCCGCGATCACGATTAACGAAATTTAGGCATATCCTACGCTAAGGCGCTCCCATGATGGGGGCGCTTTTTCGTTGGGTGGTGTGCGTAATTGCGCTGGCGACATTTACGGTGGCCGAGGATGCACACGCGCACCCGGAACATTCCCTCGTTGGCGGAGAGGATATCCGGCCGGGGGAAATCCTTGTAGAGGGGATGCTCGACGGCAGGCGCGACCGGATCGATCTCTCCTCGGTCGATGTGAGCATCAACGGTAAAATTGCGAAAACCGATGCACAGGGACACTTCGCCGCGAGCGTTCCCCGGTCTGCCTACTACTTCGTCCAGATTAGCGGCGAACGAATTTTTCGCAGCATGCAGACTTTCGGGAATGCCGAGATAGCGGACGATTCGTGCCACTGTCTGGCGATCCCGGCGATCGAATTGGTCGCGCGTAAAAAGGGCAGGGTGGAGCTGTTCTTCGGCGGCGATTCAATGGCTGGCCGCCGCTATTTTTCTGCCCGTCGCGGCGAGAAAGCGGTGCTCGACCGGGTCACGTTGGACCAGGATCTCGACCAGCTGTTCACTGCGATCAAACCCTATTTCGCGCACAGCGACCTTGCATCAATTAATCTGGAATCGGTGGTTGCAGCCGAGCAGCCGGGACCGCCTGCGCCCAAGAAATACCTGTTTTTCTCGCCCCCTGAATTGCCGCAGGCATTGGCGAGGGCGGGTATCGATCATGTCTCGCTGGGCAACAACCACACCGCCGACTACCGCGATGCCGGGCTGCGTACGACCTTTGACGCGCTCGACGCGGCCGATGTCGCGTGGTCCGGAGCCGGCATGGACGTGACGGAGGCCGAGCGCGCATCGCGGTTCAAAATCGCTGCCGAGAAGCTCTCGATCTACGGCTTTGTTGGCTGGCGCGGGACATGGACGCCCAACCAGACCGCCACCGAGACCAAGGGCGGGGCTGCATGGGGGCTCCGCAGCGTGGTCGAAAAAGTCACCCGGCGCGAACGCAAGGCGGGTTACACGCCGATCATGCAATTCCATGGGAACATGGAATATGCCGACCGTCCCAGCGAGATGTCACTTCCCCGGTTCCGTGCGGCTATCGAGAAAGGCGCGCCGCTGGTAATCGGACACCATCCGCATGTCACTCATGGGCTCGAGATTTACCGGGGCGGTCTGATCGCCCATTCTCTCGGCAATTTCCTGTTCGACCAGGAGCATCCACATACCCATGTGACCTATGGCCTCAAGGTATGGCTGGAGAACGGGAAATTCCTGCGCGCCGAGGTGCTGCCGATCCAGATGCTCGACTATCGCCCGGTACCTGCCACCGGAACCATGCGCGAGGCGGTTCTGCGGCGGCTCTATTGGCTTTCAGCAGAGATGGGTACGAAGCTCGATCGCTCTGGCGGACATGCGGTGGTCTGGCACAAGCGACCTCGCGAAAGCGAGCCAGAGTGCAAAGCGCCGGGCCCGTGGCATCTTGCCAGTTTTGCGCCCGCCTGCGTCGATCCGGAAATCGAATACGGGCGCAATCTGGTGCCGCGCGGCGACTTCGAGAATACGCGCGTGTCAGAAGCCACAGATCGCTTTTGGGTCAGCCGTAACGCAGGGGTAGATTTCCGGCGGCGAGAATCCGAGAGCGATGGCTATATGGCTCTGCTGCCTGAGGGCGCTTCGAAAGCCTCCTACCTTTATTCCAACAGCTATATCCGCGATGTTTCAGCACGTGATTTCACGCTGGAAACACGGATCAGGGTGCCGCGCGATGTCGAGATCGAGCTGATCGCCAAAGCCCGTCCGCACGAAACCGACAAGCCAACGTCGTCAGTCAAAGGCGAGGTGGTCGCCGCTGCACGCCTGTCGGCATCGGACGACTGGCAAGATCTTCGCCTCCCGTTCACTCGGCCTGAAGAAACGCTGGGCAAGGCACGGGCTTTCCGGTTTATTCTGAAATTCCGGTTTTCCGACGCTAGCGATGGGGGCGAGAAGACGATCGACATTGACGATTTCGCATTGATCGAATGGCCCGGCGCAGACGACCAGTCGGATCCAACGCAAGCCTGGCGCTGGACGCATTCCCGCGCCAAAGCGGGCGAAAAACTGGCCGCCCGCTAAAAACTTTTTTTCGATCACTTGAAACCGGATCGATTTTGTCGCATTTAAACACTGCGGACCGGGCCCCTCTGGCGTGTGCATACTTGCCCACGTGATGTCGGACCGCATCGGACAACCGATGCGCACTGGTAGGCTCTTTCCCCCTCCCTCCCAGCTTACCGGTGCCATCGGGCGTCCGATCGATCCAAATCGATTACGGAGCCGTCAATGGTCAAAGCTATCGCCCCTACGCTGCGCGACTTCCTGCAGAAGGAATCCGCTGGCGGCATATTGCTGATGGTGGCCGCTGCGCTTGCCGTAGTCGTTGCAAATTCCCCCTTGGCTGAGCTGTATCGCGGGTGGCTGGATCTGCCGGTGGTGGCCGGCATCGGCGGCGCAGTTATCGATAAGCCCCTGTTGCTGTGGATCAACGACGGCTTGATGGCTGTATTCTTCTTCCTCGTCGGTCTTGAAGTTAAGCGCGAGATCATGACCGGCCAGCTATCGAGCTGGCGTCAGGCCTCGCTCCCGCTGATCATGGCAATCGGCGGTATGGGCATTCCGGCAATCATCTATGCCACACTCAATTGGGGTGATCCGACCACGATCAGCGGATGGGCCATTCCCGCAGCCACCGACATAGCGTTCGCGCTAGGCGTTCTCGCGCTGCTGGGTAGCCGGGTGCCCGTCGCATTGAAGGCGCTGCTGCTTGCGGTTGCCGTCATCGACGACATTGGCGCCATCACCGTGATTGCACTGTTCTATACCGAGAGCGTCCAGACAGACATGCTGATCGGCGGAGCGATTACGCTTGCGGCCATGATCGGCCTCAACCGCGCGAAGGTGGCTGACAGCTGGCCCTATGTTATCCTGACCGTCGTGCTGTGGGTCTTCGTTCTCAAATCGGGCGTCCATGCCACGCTGGCAGGTGTTGCTGCGGCGATGACGATCCCGCTAACCGCGCGAGGGCAGGAACCGCTTATCCGGATGGAACATGCGCTGCACTATTATGTAGCGTTCCTGATCATCCCGATTTTCGGTTTCGCCAATGCGGGTGTCTCATTGAGCGGAATTTCGTTCTCCGATCTGATCGCGCCGCTCCCACTGGGTATCGCGCTGGGACTGCTGATCGGCAAACAGCTCGGGATTTTCGGCTTCGGCTGGCTCGCCATCAAAACCGGCATTGCCGAAATGCCGGAAGACGTGAACTGGCGCCAGCTTCACGCGATGAGCCTGCTTGCTGCAATCGGCTTCACGATGAGCCTGTTTATAGGCAATCTTGCCTTCGCTGACCCGGCATTAATGAACCAGGTGAAGATCGGGGTGCTGTCCGGTTCGGTCATCGCGGCGATCGCAGGCTACCTCCTCCTCAGCAGGGCTCTGCCGAAAGAAGCACTCAAGGAAAGCCTCGCTTGACCGGCTGAGCATCAAGGCTGTTCGAAAAGAACAAAGGGAGGATGACGTAGCCTTGCACGTCGTCTAGACCGTGCAGCGATGCTCACCAGGCTGGCCATCCGCAATATCGTGCTCATCGAAGCGCTCGACCTTGATTTTGGGCGCGGGCTCGGTGTGCTTACCGGAGAGACGGGGGCGGGCAAGTCGATCCTGCTTGATTCGCTAGGCCTGGTGCTGGGCAACCGTGCCGACAGTGGTCTTGTTCGCGGTGGTGAAGGCAAGGCCAGCGCCACGGCCAGTTTTGAATTCGCGGCTCTGCCTGACTTGCTTGCCGAACTGCTCGACGACGCAGATATCGACGTAGAGGAAGGCGAACCGCTGATCGTCCGGCGACAGCTCAAGGCCGATGGCAAGAGCAAGGCCTTCGTCAATGATCAGCCTGTCAGCGTGGGCTTGCTGCGCGAGATGGCGGGCCACCTCGTCGAACTGCATGGACAGCACGATGATCGCGGATTGGTGAACCCTCGCGGCCACCGCGCGCTGCTCGATCGCTTTGCCGGTGCTGACGCTGTGCGGGTCAGCAAGGCATGGACCACATGGCGCGCCGCCGAACAGCAGCTGGCCGAGGCGAAGAATGCGCTGGAGCAGGCAAAGCTGGACCAGGACCTGCTGCTTGCCCATCTTTCGGAACTCACAACGCTGGAACCGCAAGCGGGAGAAGAAGCACGCCTCGCAGAAACCCGGGCCTCCATGCAAAAGGGCGAGAAGCTTGCGGGCGATCTGGAAGAGCTGCGGCATATCTGGGAAGGTTCGGATTCTCCCCTGGCATCCCTGCGCGTCGCCGCGAGAAGGCTTGACCGGATTGCCGAAGAACATCCTTTGTTGGCCGAAGCACTTCAGGCCCTCGACCGGGCGGTAATCGAAGCGGGCGAAGCGGAGGACAAGCTCCAGTCCGCGGCAGAAGCGATGGAGCATGATCCGCAGGCACTCGATGCAGCGGAAACGCGGCTGTTCGAATTGCGCGCTCTGGCCCGCAAGCACCGCTGCGAAGTGGACGAATTGCCCGACAAGATGCGCGAGATGCGCAGCGAACTCGATTCCATCGAAGGCGGCGAAGCCGAGCTTGATGCGCTTGAACAGGCGGCGAAGACATCCGGCGATCGTTACAAGGCCGAGGCCGAGGCGCTCCATGCCAGCCGTGTTGCGGCAGCGCTGCGACTGGATGAAGCGGTCGCACGCGAGCTTGCTCCGCTCAAACTCGACGCGGCGCGGTTCAAGACGGACATTGTAACGCTTCCGGAAGAGCGCTGGGGCGCGCACGGGATGGACAGCGTGGAATTCCTCATCGCCACCAATCCGGGCGCCGCTTTTGCCCCGCTCAACAAGATTGCCAGCGGCGGCGAATTGTCGCGCTTTATCCTCGCGCTCAAGGTCGCCTTGGCCGAGCAGGGCGGGGCGGCCACGATCATTTTCGACGAGATTGATCGCGGTGTCGGCGGCGCGGTCGCCAGCGCGATCGGCGAACGCCTCGCTCGGTTGGCGAGCAATGGACAGTTGCTGGCTGTCACGCATAGCCCGCAAGTCGCGGCGCGCGGGGACACGCATTACATGATTGCCAAATCGTCCGAAGGCACGGTTACCAAGACAAGTGTGTCCTTGCTCGACGATGGCGGTCGTCAGGAAGAAATCGCCCGGATGCTCAGCGGCGCCGAGGTGACTCCCGAAGCGCGCGCGCAGGCGGACAGGTTGCTGGAAAAAGCCTGATCGCAGGCACTTGTCGGCAGGTTGCGCGTTTTGCCCGCATGACGACGATCCGGACAATATTCGCAATCGCGAGCGCCGGGCTTCTGGCGGCCTGCTCGCAATATCTGCCTCGTTACTCCGCACCTCTGCCATCGGCGGAGACCGGCTATTACGAGAATATCCAGAGGCCGCGCCTTGCCTTGCTTGAATACCGGCTGGGCAAATATTTCGCACAGAAAAAGCGGCCATATCCCGTTGTCTGCGCTGCGGCGGGCTATGTGCATCCGCATTTTTCGGACTCGCTGCCGCGCCCACTCGATCCGGACGTCGAGCGGGCCCTGATCGCGCGCTTTCCCGAGCTGTCACCTTTATCGCGGTGCAAGCGTGACGGTCTCGACATTGTCGCTACCGATACAGGGCAGGCGGCTGCCATTTTTGACGTACACGAATTCGTTTGCGACAGCCCCGCAGAGTGCCTTGGATGGGGCGGCTATTACGCCAATGGCCCGCACGGCTGGAGCTATTACCGCATGAACTTCGATCGCGGCGAATGGCAGATCAAGCCAGAGCCGCTTAATATCGTGCTTACCGGCAGCGAAGCGCGTTAACTTGCCGGGTCAGGCTCTCTCATGCTGACGTAAATGAGCGTCATCATGGCCATCGCGCCGTAAACCCAGGACCCATCGAAGGGCCCTTGGCCAAGCGGCATCTGCCAGAGTTGATATCCTGCAATCGCGACGCCCTGGAACAGGCCCCACCAGTTCAGCACAGCAAGGCCCATTGCTATCTTGGCCCATTTTTTCGCAGCTTCGAACGTGGCGACGTCGGCATTGCGCAAGCTCAGTAACTTCCAACCCCCGTAGAGGCCAAGCAGTCCGGCCGCACCCTCCAGGGCGAATACGATAACCATCGCGATGACAATGAGGAAACCCGGCGGAACTGGCAGAAGGGTAACCGGGTAAGCCTCCTGATCGGCGTGGCTGGTCGTGTAGACGAAGAAATCATGGGCCTGCTGCAGGTTCGCGATATTATGCGCAACATAAAGCAGGGCCATGAGGCCGACGCTCGCAGTAATGCCTGCTTTCAAGATACGATCGATCATCAAATTTCCCCCAATTTGGCGATGCGACCGCGTGGCACTTTTCCCCGTGCCTCCGCTGATGCATAGCGCGCAGCATGGGAATCAAGCAAACCGCACCTGTGGACATGAGCGAAGCCGACGCGGCCAACGAACTGATGCGGCTGGCAAAACAGATCGCTTATCACGACCGGCTCTATCATGCGGAAGACACGCCGGAGATCACCGATCCGGAATATGACGCGCTGGTGCGGCGAAATGCGGCGATTGAGGCTGCTTTCCCGAACCTTGTCCGTGACGATTCGCCTTCGCGCAAGGTCGGCTTTGCTATCGCTGCATCACCGCTGAGCAAGGTCACCCACGAGGTTCGGATGATGAGCCTCGATAACGCGTTCAACGCGGAAGAAGTCGCGGAATGGGCTGCGCGCGTCAGGCGTTTTCTTGCGCTTGATGATAGCGATCCCGTGGCTTTCACGGCGGAGGACAAGATCGACGGGCTTTCATGCTCGCTTAGATATGAAAACGGTAAACTGGTCGTGGCGGCCACGCGCGGCGACGGGCAGGTGGGCGAAGACGTCACGCCGAACGTCGCGCATATCTCAGATATACCGCAGCAATTGGTCACCGAAACCCCGCCTGAGGTGTTCGAGGTGCGCGGCGAAGTCTACATGGAAAAACAGGCTTTTGCTGCGCTAAATGCTGCGCAGCAAGAAGCCGGTGCGAAGCTGTTCGCGAACCCGCGCAATGCCGCTGCCGGATCGCTGCGCCAGAAGGATGCCAGCGTCACGGCCAAGCGGGCGTTGCGGTTCTGGGCACATGGCTGGGGCGCTGCTTCGCAAGTGCCCGCCGAAACGCAGTACGATATGGTTGCGGTCTTGCGGCAATGGGGTTTCCCGATCTCGCCGCTATTCACCCGCGTGGACAGCGTAGAGGGATTGATCGCACATTACGAAACCATCGGC
This genomic window contains:
- a CDS encoding DUF2165 family protein; its protein translation is MIDRILKAGITASVGLMALLYVAHNIANLQQAHDFFVYTTSHADQEAYPVTLLPVPPGFLIVIAMVIVFALEGAAGLLGLYGGWKLLSLRNADVATFEAAKKWAKIAMGLAVLNWWGLFQGVAIAGYQLWQMPLGQGPFDGSWVYGAMAMMTLIYVSMREPDPAS
- the nhaA gene encoding Na+/H+ antiporter NhaA, which encodes MVKAIAPTLRDFLQKESAGGILLMVAAALAVVVANSPLAELYRGWLDLPVVAGIGGAVIDKPLLLWINDGLMAVFFFLVGLEVKREIMTGQLSSWRQASLPLIMAIGGMGIPAIIYATLNWGDPTTISGWAIPAATDIAFALGVLALLGSRVPVALKALLLAVAVIDDIGAITVIALFYTESVQTDMLIGGAITLAAMIGLNRAKVADSWPYVILTVVLWVFVLKSGVHATLAGVAAAMTIPLTARGQEPLIRMEHALHYYVAFLIIPIFGFANAGVSLSGISFSDLIAPLPLGIALGLLIGKQLGIFGFGWLAIKTGIAEMPEDVNWRQLHAMSLLAAIGFTMSLFIGNLAFADPALMNQVKIGVLSGSVIAAIAGYLLLSRALPKEALKESLA
- the recN gene encoding DNA repair protein RecN, yielding MLTRLAIRNIVLIEALDLDFGRGLGVLTGETGAGKSILLDSLGLVLGNRADSGLVRGGEGKASATASFEFAALPDLLAELLDDADIDVEEGEPLIVRRQLKADGKSKAFVNDQPVSVGLLREMAGHLVELHGQHDDRGLVNPRGHRALLDRFAGADAVRVSKAWTTWRAAEQQLAEAKNALEQAKLDQDLLLAHLSELTTLEPQAGEEARLAETRASMQKGEKLAGDLEELRHIWEGSDSPLASLRVAARRLDRIAEEHPLLAEALQALDRAVIEAGEAEDKLQSAAEAMEHDPQALDAAETRLFELRALARKHRCEVDELPDKMREMRSELDSIEGGEAELDALEQAAKTSGDRYKAEAEALHASRVAAALRLDEAVARELAPLKLDAARFKTDIVTLPEERWGAHGMDSVEFLIATNPGAAFAPLNKIASGGELSRFILALKVALAEQGGAATIIFDEIDRGVGGAVASAIGERLARLASNGQLLAVTHSPQVAARGDTHYMIAKSSEGTVTKTSVSLLDDGGRQEEIARMLSGAEVTPEARAQADRLLEKA
- a CDS encoding CapA family protein; translated protein: MMGALFRWVVCVIALATFTVAEDAHAHPEHSLVGGEDIRPGEILVEGMLDGRRDRIDLSSVDVSINGKIAKTDAQGHFAASVPRSAYYFVQISGERIFRSMQTFGNAEIADDSCHCLAIPAIELVARKKGRVELFFGGDSMAGRRYFSARRGEKAVLDRVTLDQDLDQLFTAIKPYFAHSDLASINLESVVAAEQPGPPAPKKYLFFSPPELPQALARAGIDHVSLGNNHTADYRDAGLRTTFDALDAADVAWSGAGMDVTEAERASRFKIAAEKLSIYGFVGWRGTWTPNQTATETKGGAAWGLRSVVEKVTRRERKAGYTPIMQFHGNMEYADRPSEMSLPRFRAAIEKGAPLVIGHHPHVTHGLEIYRGGLIAHSLGNFLFDQEHPHTHVTYGLKVWLENGKFLRAEVLPIQMLDYRPVPATGTMREAVLRRLYWLSAEMGTKLDRSGGHAVVWHKRPRESEPECKAPGPWHLASFAPACVDPEIEYGRNLVPRGDFENTRVSEATDRFWVSRNAGVDFRRRESESDGYMALLPEGASKASYLYSNSYIRDVSARDFTLETRIRVPRDVEIELIAKARPHETDKPTSSVKGEVVAAARLSASDDWQDLRLPFTRPEETLGKARAFRFILKFRFSDASDGGEKTIDIDDFALIEWPGADDQSDPTQAWRWTHSRAKAGEKLAAR